One window of Perca flavescens isolate YP-PL-M2 chromosome 15, PFLA_1.0, whole genome shotgun sequence genomic DNA carries:
- the camsap3 gene encoding calmodulin-regulated spectrin-associated protein 3 isoform X1 → MVDSPTMRKTFVVPDIKPLDLYDSTKAKICASVGWLLAKSYGSAENVPAELRDPFYCDQYEQEHLKPPVTRLLQSSELYCRTYSLLLGGTGAEAQPKDNVALLQLLTQRGIVSKDQATPVTDADLRHKPIKMSAHLAVIDALMAVGAMETVTAVKTRGCAELLGGASSSEDALLHWVNGLNQKLRECTEEAQNEQAITEPQPVQPSLRYRKDKIQSKYKPIFPVVNEIKDLSSGCAVAAVIHYYCPGLLRLEDVCMKESMSVADSLYNLQFIHEFCDSCLKSCCHLALEDMLYTPQELQLNLLSFLAELLNWFEVRRPEFVQPIDTFDGSTPLPPSSLSGNSTSPSIFKKPFLPISSPAPGSLTQSTSMSHIEGVGKTWSKKPLSRPLSAVSFSIPFGLDSDVDIVMGNPVITRSVSSDQLNPAGQNMTRVPYTPPEDLSHFLSKPPGPNGPQRAAWATQTPSIPRLAEENGLAASETGELPTIEEALQIIHNDSKMEPRLHPDGAPDGFYLHSPDDPASSRHNNNLAPISFSAPTRSGMMYRPTGESREPTRTRNTSECSRDDDSVLRDGSVDSDASEDLPKAQSTPTTLAAGAHSARSNGKEVSDSGVKMTSFAERKKKQIMESPKASDPSSSSSPQMTMWAQKSEESPSKSPQLNNEMSELGTRLEEKRKAIEAQKKRIEAIFAKHRQRLGKSAFLQLKKEQHEDEGDGGGGDGQVSTSSTEEDLSRLTLEERLARMEEEEQQEQDEQCPSVADVSNVKVGIQLNKQASHSKERAGTPGEKGSGTPGEKMVAPLGDYNNAVSKLTAALSSLQSDMQRLTEQQNHLIMKKPVGANNKSWVIPASPKTPTPAAARISRESTRDLNSASSSPSPSRKITNHTTPPKSPKVHRRAQSVPPKSPKHHQHSRPLDIKVPTLSRIIAAPKNVDRIPHLRRVNPWQSQDQTLSSFSIGDSDRLDELRSSGPTPVPTPTVNPVATPALTPRPAADDSLSEVGSNDDHSIFSMDLEAGPSRGTLAHKEGLAHGGCSSGAPSECSFESDVPAGMLNGKRSSLIEISLSSLPGDGEDNDQVPDAFSDSMSDRTEQEGKGGVGFFFKDEKERPEDEMAQRRAALLEKQQKRAEEMKRRKLEQEKEKESNKPQWMNIEGWGNKSEDRPQTPGTPPASCTPPVEGTPQRRGDFTRQEYERRHQLKIMQDLDKVLRQKPTTVRGVKKQRPKTVFRDDSVLSQSPAKGFMGSRLNKVYSQSTMNLSSMANDSGSLSVRNRSHSPSRLMSPRRTSAHNGEKDWENGSTISSPASIPEYTGPKLYKEPSFKSNKFIIHNAITRCCLAGKVNEPQKNKIVEEMETSTANHFLILFRDTSCQFRAVYTMNPETEEMVRLTGIGPRIIAPEMVESIYKYSSDRKQFTVIPSKTMSMSVDAFTIPGHFWQKRPGTPKKLGTPK, encoded by the exons AGAATGTTCCTGCAGAGCTGCGTGACCCCTTCTACTGTGACCAGTATGAGCAGGAGCACCTTAAACCGCCAGTCACGCGCCTCCTGCAGTCCTCGGAGCTCTACTGCCGGACCTACAGCCTATTATTGGGGGGCACCGGAGCCGAGGCACAGCCCAAAGACAACGTCgccctgctgcagctcctcactCAGAGAGGCATAGTCTCCAAAGACCAGGCCACACCAGTTACTGATGCAGACCTCCGACATAAACCCATCAAAATG agtGCTCACCTGGCAGTGATAGATGCCCTGATGGCTGTGGGAGCCATGGAGACGGTGACTGCGGTGAAGACACGTGGTTGTGCTGAGCTACTGGGTGGAGCCTCCAGCTCGGAAGATGCTCTGCTTCATTGGGTTAATGGA TTAAACCAGAAGTTAAGAGAATGTACTGAAGAAGCCCAGAATGAGCAGGCCATTACAGAGCCCCAACCGGTTCAACCCTCT ctCCGCTACAGGAAGGATAAAATACAGTCCAAATATAAGCCCATCTTTCCAGTGGTGAATGAAATCAAAGACCTGTCCAGTGGTTGTGCTGTTGCTGCAGTCATACATTACTATTGTCCTGGCCTGCTAAGACTTGAAG ATGTTTGTATGAAGGAGTCCATGTCTGTAGCAGACAGCCTATACAATCTGCAATTCATCCATGAATTCTGTGACAGCTGTCTGAAGAGCTGCTGTCATTTGGCACTGGAGGACATGCTATACACCCCACAGGAGCTTCAG CTCAACTTGCTGAGCTTCCTAGCAGAACTGCTTAACTGGTTTGAAGTACGGAGGCCAGAATTTGTTCAGCCAATAGACACGTTTG atggATCCACCCCATTACCACCAAGTAGCTTGAGTGGCAACAG TACCTCCCCTTCTATCTTCAAGAAGCCTTTCCTCCCCATCTCGTCTCCTGCACCAG GATCTTTGACTCAGTCTACCTCAATGTCTCATATAGAAGGAGTTGGAAAGACATGGAGCAAGAAACCTCTCAG cCGCCCTTTGTCAGCAGTATCCTTCAGCATTCCTTTTGGCCTGGACAGTGATGTGGACATTGTGATGGGCAACCCTGTGATAACTCGCTCTGTGAGCTCAGACCAACTCAACCCAGCAGGCCAAAACATGACCCGGGTGCCCTACACCCCTCCTGAAGACCTCAGCCATTTTCTAAGCAAACCCCCTGGCCCCAATGGTCCACAGAGAGCTGCTTGGGCCACCCAGACTCCCAGTATCCCAAGGCTGGCAGAGGAGAACGGCCTTGCGGCAAGTGAAACAGGAGAGCTGCCTACCATTGAAGAGGCTCTACAAATTATCCACAACGATAGCAAGATGGAGCCTCGTTTACACCCTGATGGTGCTCCTGATGGCTTCTACCTCCACTCTCCTGATGATCCTGCTAGTTCTCGACATAACAACAACTTAGCACCCATCAGCTTCTCTGCCCCTACGCGCTCAGGAATGATGTACCGGCCCACGGGAGAGTCCAGGGAGCCCACTCGCACTAGAAACACCTCTGAATGTTCACGAGATGATGACTCGGTCTTGAGAGACGGCAGTGTGGACTCGGATGCATCAGAAGACCTGCCGAAGGCCCAGTCCACTCCAACCACACTGGCTGCTGGTGCACACTCTGCCAGAAGCAATGGCAAAGAGGTGTCTGATAGTGGTGTAAAGATGACCAGCTTTGCAGAACGCAAAAAGAAGCAGATCATGGAATCTCCCAAAGCCAGCgacccctcttcttcttcttctcctcagaTGACCATGTGGGCACAAAAGTCTGAAGAAAGCCCCAGCAAGAGCCCACAACTCAATAATGAGATGTCTGAGCTGGGAACACGGCTTGAAGAAAAGCGCAAGGCTATTGAAGCCCAAAAGAAACGCATTGAGGCCATTTTTGCAAAGCACCGACAAAGACTGGGGAAGAGTGCTTTTCTGCAGTTAAAGAAGGAGCAGCATGAGGACGAAGGAGAtgggggaggaggggatggCCAGGTCAGCACCTCATCCACAGAAGAAGACCTCTCTCGCTTGACACTGGAAGAAAGGCTAGCTCGAATGGAAGAGGAAGAACAGCAGGAACAAGATGAACAGTGCCCCTCAGTGGCAGATGTCAGTAATGTCAAAGTAGGAATTCAGCTCAACAAACAGGCCAGTCACTCCAAAGAAAGGGCAGGTACGCCAGGAGAGAAGGGCTCTGGGACACCTGGTGAGAAAATGGTAGCTCCACTAGGGGACTACAACAATGCTGTATCCAAGCTGACTGCAGCTCTTAGCTCTCTACAAAGTGACATGCAGCGGCTGACCGAGCAGCAGAACCACCTAATCATGAAGAAACCTGTTGGTGCCAACAACAAATCTTGGGTAATTCCAGCCAGCCCTAAAACCCCCACCCCAGCCGCTGCACGCATTTCGCGTGAATCCACCCGAGATTTAAATTCAGCCTCTTCCTCGCCGTCTCCATCCCGCAAAATCACTAACCACACCACTCCTCCTAAATCCCCTAAAGTCCATCGTAGAGCCCAATCTGTGCCACCTAAAAGCCCCAAACACCACCAGCACAGTCGTCCCTTGGACATTAAGGTCCCAACCCTGTCAAGGATTATTGCCGCACCTAAAAACGTGGACCGCATCCCCCACCTTCGTCGTGTAAATCCCTGGCAATCCCAAGACCAGACTTTGTCCTCATTCTCCATTGGTGACTCTGACCGCCTAGATGAGCTGCGCTCATCTGGACCAACTCCTGTCCCCACGCCGACAGTGAACCCTGTAGCAACTCCTGCCTTGACTCCCCGTCCTGCTGCAGATGACTCATTGTCAGAAGTAGGCTCCAATGACGATCATAGTATATTTAGCATGGACCTGGAGGCCGGGCCCTCACGTGGTACTTTGGCTCACAAGGAAGGGCTTGCACATGGGGGCTGCAGCTCTGGTGCCCCATCAGAGTGTTCCTTCGAGAGTGATGTCCCTGCAGGGATGTTAAATGGAAAACGCAGTAGCCTGATAGAGATCTCGCTGTCTTCTCTGCCTGGAGATGGGGAGGACAATGACCAAGTACCTGACGCTTTCTCTGACTCGATGAGTGACCGGACAGAGCAAGAGGGGAAAGGAGGGGTCGGTTTCTTTTTCAAG GATGAGAAGGAGCGACCAGAGGACGAAATGGCCCAGCGAAGAGCAGCATTGCTGGAGAaacagcagaagagagcagaagagatGAAAAGACGCAAACTCgagcaggaaaaagaaaaagaatccAA CAAGCCTCAGTGGATGAACATTGAGGGCTGGGGGAATAAGAGTGAGGACAGACCCCAGACTCCAGGCACCCCTCCAGCATCATGCACCCCACCGGTTGAGGGGACTCCCCAGCGCAGAGGAGACTTCACTCGGCAGGAGTATGAGAGGAGACATCAGCTCAAGATCATGCAAGACTTGGACAAGGTGCTGAGGCAGAAACCTACCACGGTTCGCGGTGTCAAGAAGCAGAGACCCAAGACTGTGTTCAGAGATGACTCCGTCCTCTCTCAAAGCCCTGCCAAGGGTTTCATGG GCTCCAGGCTGAACAAGGTGTACTCCCAGTCAACCATGAACCTTTCCTCCATGGCTAATGACTCTGGAAGCCTGAGTGTCAGGAA CCGTTCACACTCTCCCTCTCGGCTAATGTCACCAAGACGTACGAGTGCTCACAATGGAGAGAAGGATTGGGAGAATGGCTCCACTATTTCCTCCCCTGCCTCAATCCCAGAATACACAG GACCAAAGCTGTACAAGGAGCCTAGCTTTAAGTCTAACAAGTTCATCATCCATAATGCTATCACCCGCTGCTGCCTGGCTGGCAAGGTCAATGAACCACAGAAAAACAAGATTGTAGAG GAAATGGAGACGAGCACTGCCAACCACTTCCTCATCCTCTTCAGAGATACCAGCTGTCAATTCAGAGCAGTTTACACCATGAACCCTGAAACTGAGGAGATGGTACGGCTCACGGGCATTGGCCCCCGGATCATCGCACCTGAGATGGTTGAGTCCATTTACAAGTACAGCTCTGACCGCAAGCAGTTCACTGTCATCCCGTCCAAAACTATGTCAATGAGTGTTGACGCCTTCACCATCCCTGGTCACTTTTGGCAAAAGCGCCCTGGAACTCCCAAGAAGCTTGGCACCCCCAAATAA
- the camsap3 gene encoding calmodulin-regulated spectrin-associated protein 3 isoform X2 has translation MVDSPTMRKTFVVPDIKPLDLYDSTKAKICASVGWLLAKSYGSAENVPAELRDPFYCDQYEQEHLKPPVTRLLQSSELYCRTYSLLLGGTGAEAQPKDNVALLQLLTQRGIVSKDQATPVTDADLRHKPIKMSAHLAVIDALMAVGAMETVTAVKTRGCAELLGGASSSEDALLHWVNGLNQKLRECTEEAQNEQAITEPQPVQPSLRYRKDKIQSKYKPIFPVVNEIKDLSSGCAVAAVIHYYCPGLLRLEDVCMKESMSVADSLYNLQFIHEFCDSCLKSCCHLALEDMLYTPQELQLNLLSFLAELLNWFEVRRPEFVQPIDTFDGSTPLPPSSLSGNSTSPSIFKKPFLPISSPAPEGVGKTWSKKPLSRPLSAVSFSIPFGLDSDVDIVMGNPVITRSVSSDQLNPAGQNMTRVPYTPPEDLSHFLSKPPGPNGPQRAAWATQTPSIPRLAEENGLAASETGELPTIEEALQIIHNDSKMEPRLHPDGAPDGFYLHSPDDPASSRHNNNLAPISFSAPTRSGMMYRPTGESREPTRTRNTSECSRDDDSVLRDGSVDSDASEDLPKAQSTPTTLAAGAHSARSNGKEVSDSGVKMTSFAERKKKQIMESPKASDPSSSSSPQMTMWAQKSEESPSKSPQLNNEMSELGTRLEEKRKAIEAQKKRIEAIFAKHRQRLGKSAFLQLKKEQHEDEGDGGGGDGQVSTSSTEEDLSRLTLEERLARMEEEEQQEQDEQCPSVADVSNVKVGIQLNKQASHSKERAGTPGEKGSGTPGEKMVAPLGDYNNAVSKLTAALSSLQSDMQRLTEQQNHLIMKKPVGANNKSWVIPASPKTPTPAAARISRESTRDLNSASSSPSPSRKITNHTTPPKSPKVHRRAQSVPPKSPKHHQHSRPLDIKVPTLSRIIAAPKNVDRIPHLRRVNPWQSQDQTLSSFSIGDSDRLDELRSSGPTPVPTPTVNPVATPALTPRPAADDSLSEVGSNDDHSIFSMDLEAGPSRGTLAHKEGLAHGGCSSGAPSECSFESDVPAGMLNGKRSSLIEISLSSLPGDGEDNDQVPDAFSDSMSDRTEQEGKGGVGFFFKDEKERPEDEMAQRRAALLEKQQKRAEEMKRRKLEQEKEKESNKPQWMNIEGWGNKSEDRPQTPGTPPASCTPPVEGTPQRRGDFTRQEYERRHQLKIMQDLDKVLRQKPTTVRGVKKQRPKTVFRDDSVLSQSPAKGFMGSRLNKVYSQSTMNLSSMANDSGSLSVRNRSHSPSRLMSPRRTSAHNGEKDWENGSTISSPASIPEYTGPKLYKEPSFKSNKFIIHNAITRCCLAGKVNEPQKNKIVEEMETSTANHFLILFRDTSCQFRAVYTMNPETEEMVRLTGIGPRIIAPEMVESIYKYSSDRKQFTVIPSKTMSMSVDAFTIPGHFWQKRPGTPKKLGTPK, from the exons AGAATGTTCCTGCAGAGCTGCGTGACCCCTTCTACTGTGACCAGTATGAGCAGGAGCACCTTAAACCGCCAGTCACGCGCCTCCTGCAGTCCTCGGAGCTCTACTGCCGGACCTACAGCCTATTATTGGGGGGCACCGGAGCCGAGGCACAGCCCAAAGACAACGTCgccctgctgcagctcctcactCAGAGAGGCATAGTCTCCAAAGACCAGGCCACACCAGTTACTGATGCAGACCTCCGACATAAACCCATCAAAATG agtGCTCACCTGGCAGTGATAGATGCCCTGATGGCTGTGGGAGCCATGGAGACGGTGACTGCGGTGAAGACACGTGGTTGTGCTGAGCTACTGGGTGGAGCCTCCAGCTCGGAAGATGCTCTGCTTCATTGGGTTAATGGA TTAAACCAGAAGTTAAGAGAATGTACTGAAGAAGCCCAGAATGAGCAGGCCATTACAGAGCCCCAACCGGTTCAACCCTCT ctCCGCTACAGGAAGGATAAAATACAGTCCAAATATAAGCCCATCTTTCCAGTGGTGAATGAAATCAAAGACCTGTCCAGTGGTTGTGCTGTTGCTGCAGTCATACATTACTATTGTCCTGGCCTGCTAAGACTTGAAG ATGTTTGTATGAAGGAGTCCATGTCTGTAGCAGACAGCCTATACAATCTGCAATTCATCCATGAATTCTGTGACAGCTGTCTGAAGAGCTGCTGTCATTTGGCACTGGAGGACATGCTATACACCCCACAGGAGCTTCAG CTCAACTTGCTGAGCTTCCTAGCAGAACTGCTTAACTGGTTTGAAGTACGGAGGCCAGAATTTGTTCAGCCAATAGACACGTTTG atggATCCACCCCATTACCACCAAGTAGCTTGAGTGGCAACAG TACCTCCCCTTCTATCTTCAAGAAGCCTTTCCTCCCCATCTCGTCTCCTGCACCAG AAGGAGTTGGAAAGACATGGAGCAAGAAACCTCTCAG cCGCCCTTTGTCAGCAGTATCCTTCAGCATTCCTTTTGGCCTGGACAGTGATGTGGACATTGTGATGGGCAACCCTGTGATAACTCGCTCTGTGAGCTCAGACCAACTCAACCCAGCAGGCCAAAACATGACCCGGGTGCCCTACACCCCTCCTGAAGACCTCAGCCATTTTCTAAGCAAACCCCCTGGCCCCAATGGTCCACAGAGAGCTGCTTGGGCCACCCAGACTCCCAGTATCCCAAGGCTGGCAGAGGAGAACGGCCTTGCGGCAAGTGAAACAGGAGAGCTGCCTACCATTGAAGAGGCTCTACAAATTATCCACAACGATAGCAAGATGGAGCCTCGTTTACACCCTGATGGTGCTCCTGATGGCTTCTACCTCCACTCTCCTGATGATCCTGCTAGTTCTCGACATAACAACAACTTAGCACCCATCAGCTTCTCTGCCCCTACGCGCTCAGGAATGATGTACCGGCCCACGGGAGAGTCCAGGGAGCCCACTCGCACTAGAAACACCTCTGAATGTTCACGAGATGATGACTCGGTCTTGAGAGACGGCAGTGTGGACTCGGATGCATCAGAAGACCTGCCGAAGGCCCAGTCCACTCCAACCACACTGGCTGCTGGTGCACACTCTGCCAGAAGCAATGGCAAAGAGGTGTCTGATAGTGGTGTAAAGATGACCAGCTTTGCAGAACGCAAAAAGAAGCAGATCATGGAATCTCCCAAAGCCAGCgacccctcttcttcttcttctcctcagaTGACCATGTGGGCACAAAAGTCTGAAGAAAGCCCCAGCAAGAGCCCACAACTCAATAATGAGATGTCTGAGCTGGGAACACGGCTTGAAGAAAAGCGCAAGGCTATTGAAGCCCAAAAGAAACGCATTGAGGCCATTTTTGCAAAGCACCGACAAAGACTGGGGAAGAGTGCTTTTCTGCAGTTAAAGAAGGAGCAGCATGAGGACGAAGGAGAtgggggaggaggggatggCCAGGTCAGCACCTCATCCACAGAAGAAGACCTCTCTCGCTTGACACTGGAAGAAAGGCTAGCTCGAATGGAAGAGGAAGAACAGCAGGAACAAGATGAACAGTGCCCCTCAGTGGCAGATGTCAGTAATGTCAAAGTAGGAATTCAGCTCAACAAACAGGCCAGTCACTCCAAAGAAAGGGCAGGTACGCCAGGAGAGAAGGGCTCTGGGACACCTGGTGAGAAAATGGTAGCTCCACTAGGGGACTACAACAATGCTGTATCCAAGCTGACTGCAGCTCTTAGCTCTCTACAAAGTGACATGCAGCGGCTGACCGAGCAGCAGAACCACCTAATCATGAAGAAACCTGTTGGTGCCAACAACAAATCTTGGGTAATTCCAGCCAGCCCTAAAACCCCCACCCCAGCCGCTGCACGCATTTCGCGTGAATCCACCCGAGATTTAAATTCAGCCTCTTCCTCGCCGTCTCCATCCCGCAAAATCACTAACCACACCACTCCTCCTAAATCCCCTAAAGTCCATCGTAGAGCCCAATCTGTGCCACCTAAAAGCCCCAAACACCACCAGCACAGTCGTCCCTTGGACATTAAGGTCCCAACCCTGTCAAGGATTATTGCCGCACCTAAAAACGTGGACCGCATCCCCCACCTTCGTCGTGTAAATCCCTGGCAATCCCAAGACCAGACTTTGTCCTCATTCTCCATTGGTGACTCTGACCGCCTAGATGAGCTGCGCTCATCTGGACCAACTCCTGTCCCCACGCCGACAGTGAACCCTGTAGCAACTCCTGCCTTGACTCCCCGTCCTGCTGCAGATGACTCATTGTCAGAAGTAGGCTCCAATGACGATCATAGTATATTTAGCATGGACCTGGAGGCCGGGCCCTCACGTGGTACTTTGGCTCACAAGGAAGGGCTTGCACATGGGGGCTGCAGCTCTGGTGCCCCATCAGAGTGTTCCTTCGAGAGTGATGTCCCTGCAGGGATGTTAAATGGAAAACGCAGTAGCCTGATAGAGATCTCGCTGTCTTCTCTGCCTGGAGATGGGGAGGACAATGACCAAGTACCTGACGCTTTCTCTGACTCGATGAGTGACCGGACAGAGCAAGAGGGGAAAGGAGGGGTCGGTTTCTTTTTCAAG GATGAGAAGGAGCGACCAGAGGACGAAATGGCCCAGCGAAGAGCAGCATTGCTGGAGAaacagcagaagagagcagaagagatGAAAAGACGCAAACTCgagcaggaaaaagaaaaagaatccAA CAAGCCTCAGTGGATGAACATTGAGGGCTGGGGGAATAAGAGTGAGGACAGACCCCAGACTCCAGGCACCCCTCCAGCATCATGCACCCCACCGGTTGAGGGGACTCCCCAGCGCAGAGGAGACTTCACTCGGCAGGAGTATGAGAGGAGACATCAGCTCAAGATCATGCAAGACTTGGACAAGGTGCTGAGGCAGAAACCTACCACGGTTCGCGGTGTCAAGAAGCAGAGACCCAAGACTGTGTTCAGAGATGACTCCGTCCTCTCTCAAAGCCCTGCCAAGGGTTTCATGG GCTCCAGGCTGAACAAGGTGTACTCCCAGTCAACCATGAACCTTTCCTCCATGGCTAATGACTCTGGAAGCCTGAGTGTCAGGAA CCGTTCACACTCTCCCTCTCGGCTAATGTCACCAAGACGTACGAGTGCTCACAATGGAGAGAAGGATTGGGAGAATGGCTCCACTATTTCCTCCCCTGCCTCAATCCCAGAATACACAG GACCAAAGCTGTACAAGGAGCCTAGCTTTAAGTCTAACAAGTTCATCATCCATAATGCTATCACCCGCTGCTGCCTGGCTGGCAAGGTCAATGAACCACAGAAAAACAAGATTGTAGAG GAAATGGAGACGAGCACTGCCAACCACTTCCTCATCCTCTTCAGAGATACCAGCTGTCAATTCAGAGCAGTTTACACCATGAACCCTGAAACTGAGGAGATGGTACGGCTCACGGGCATTGGCCCCCGGATCATCGCACCTGAGATGGTTGAGTCCATTTACAAGTACAGCTCTGACCGCAAGCAGTTCACTGTCATCCCGTCCAAAACTATGTCAATGAGTGTTGACGCCTTCACCATCCCTGGTCACTTTTGGCAAAAGCGCCCTGGAACTCCCAAGAAGCTTGGCACCCCCAAATAA